A window of Maioricimonas rarisocia genomic DNA:
CAGCCGGTACTCGCAGTTAGTGACGAACTTGAAGCTGTCCGCCTCGTAGTCGGGATTGAGGTTCTGCAGCTTGCGGGCCGGCACGACAACCGAGGCGCTGATGTCATCTTCGGTCTGCACCTTGGCGGCAGCCGCGAAATCCTGCCGGACCTTGAACATCCGCCAGCCGCTGCCGAGAAACCCGACCCGCAGATACGTTCCGACCAGCTTGCGATCGTGCAGCTTCAGCTCGTGTCCGGCAGAGCCGTTGACCTGATCGACGTTGAAGTGTTCCCGCCAGTTGTCTCCCCACTCGTCCTGATGGAATCGCTTGATTGCGAAGACGAGTGCGTAGATGTGGTTGGGAATCGACTTCAGCCAGGCGTTGTATTCGTCGTTGTAGTCATCCGATGGAGTCAGCAGCTTGATGACGCTGCCCAGCGAACGGTGACGGCTGAGAATCGGTCTGCTCGGCCAGCGATCGTAGTTCTGCTGTGCGAGCAGATCGGGCGACCACCGCTGGGAAAAATCGCGCTCGAAGATCGCGGCGACCTGATCCATATCCTTTTCGAACTCGGAGACGAAGACCGAGCCGTACTGCATGTAGTCCTTCAGCGACTTGCTGATCTCGCTCTTGCCGCCGCCGGAGACGGTGCACGGTTTGTGGCAGAACGTTCCTTCGCCGGACGTACCGATCAGGCGCCAGCTCGGTGCCGAGGGATGCTTCTCCATCCGCAGCTTGTAGCCGGAGGGAGCCATGTACACCTGGCCGGGAAGCAGCGGGATCGATTGTTTCTGGCCGTTCCGCATCCAGGAGATGTTCTGCTGCTGCAGGTCGGCGGCGGCATCTTCGGGGATGTAGATCAGGTCGGAGAAGTTGCGGTCAACGCCGTACCCTTCCGGCTTGACGTCGATCCACTCGCCGTAGTCGCGGGTCACATCGTCGAAGGTCCGATTGTTGTACCGGCGGCTGTTCATCTGGTACTGCTCACCGAGGTTATAACTCGGGAACACCAGCGCTCCGCCCGCATGCTCTTCTTCGGCGCCCCCCATCAGGTTGGCCGCATAGCTGATCTGCGTCTTCACTTCCTTCTTGCAGTAGCCGAAGTAGTTGTCGGCAATGAGCGTGACGACGACACCGGAGGCATCGCGGCAGGTCAGCTTGAATGCGCCGCCGTCGTTATAAACTTCGTCTTCGTTCTCCCAGCACATGCGATCGCGAATCTGCCGTTCGGTCGCCTCGCTGATGTGCGGCAGCCCCAGATCCTTCTTGCGCAGGCTGGTCAGATGCGGAGCGAGAATGACGCAGCCGGTATGACCCGTCCAGTGCTCGACGTCCAGAGCGGCATCGTTGCCGGGAACAAACGGATCCCCCGCGTTGCCGAAAATCGACTCGACGAAGTCCAGGTTGCTTACGAGCGATCCCGGGGCGAAGAAGTGCGTCTCCATCGACTTCTCGTTTGTTACCCCCTTCACCTCAGGACACACGGTCGGACGCAGCATGACCGAGACCCAGAAGTGAGCCGGCTGCGCCTGCTGGGAGGTAAACGGCAACAGCATCAGATCGCGCGGCGGCCGCATGGCGTGCCGAAACAGCTCGACGAACGTCTGACGCGGAACCGAACGCTTGTCGTCGGGGATCGGCAGGCCCCCTTCGGCGATGTGGAACGTCCCCTTGGTCGTGCGGCGGTCGGCACGGGGATTGTGCAGCACACCGTTGGCGACCCGGTACGATTTGACCAGCTCGCTCTCGAACGAATCTCCGTTCGAGGGGAGCGAAAGCTCCCGCGCCAGGCCATGACGATCGAGCACAACGGACGGGGCCGGAACCTGCAGCGGTTCGGTCAGATCGAGATCCGCGAAGTACTCGTTGAGGAATCGTTCCACCCGGACATCGATCGGCGGTCGCTGGCCGCGGAGACGGCGACTCCGTTCCCGAAAGCTTTTGAGCAGACCGGACGCGAGCGTGACCAGCTCGGCCCCTTCGGCCGAATCCTCAATCGCGGCGCCATTCGCGGCGAGCTTGAGGTTGATATAGCGGAGCAGTTCACGACGTTCGCGGGTAACAAGTTCTCGATCGGAGTGCTCGCGAAAACCGAGAGCCAGCTTCATGTCCATCGTTTTCTCTCCGTTCGGTCCTGCCGTGAAATACTCCGGGTGAATGACGCACCGTCTGCGCGGTTGACATCACCGGGCCTGATGGCCGTCAGCCCAACGGCGCATCCTTATTGCGAGCGCAGGTGTACGTTCTACAATCGTCGACGTTCGGAAGGAAGGATGGATTGTGCAGAACTCACGCGAAATACATCGGATTCGCCTGCGGGGACCGTGGGAAGTCGCCCTGGGAAAGGTGGGAGAATCAGCCCCCGCTGATGCGTCCTTCCGGCGGGTGACGATGCCCGCCTCCTGGCAGGAGTTATTCGGCAACGAAGCGGGGACCGGCTGGTTCCGCCGCCGCTTCAATCAGCCGACCGGCCTGGAGCCGCACGAACGGGTCTGTATCGCCCTCCCAGACGTGCCCGGTGACGTTCATATGGCGCTGAACGGGACAGACGTCGCGTCGCAACCTGCAAGCGCGTCACGGCTTGTTGCCGACGTCACCGACCTGCTCCAGCTCGCGAACCGGCTCGAAGTTCGCGTGACATTCGACCCGGGCGAGTCGCCGGAGACGCCCGGAGGACTGTGGCAGACGGTACACCTGGAAATCCACAACGAAAAACACGCCAGCCGGTAACCCGGCCAGCGTGCCTGGTAACGCTCGGGAGTGCTTCGCCGACTATTTGGCGATCAGCTGGACGGCATCCGCAATCACATGGCCGTCGGCGCCGTCGTTGGAGATCGTGACCATCCCGGTCCCGTCGCCGCGGAATTCGAATTCCCCAAGCTTCTCGAACACGCCGTCGATGCCCGGCTTCTTCCGCTGATTGAGAGTCACTTCCGTTTCTCCTTTGGCATGGCGGACGACCACGCGCACGTTCGATGCCCGGTTGGGATTGGGCGTATAGGAGACCCGGACTTCATAGTTGCCCGACTGCGAAATCGGCAGCGGGTATTCGATCCGCGTCTCTCCCTGCAGTTCGTTGTTGTCGTGCAGGTAGGAGTCTGCCACAAAACCGGAAACCGAACCGCTCGAACGCCACCCGCCGATCTTCTTCGCAGCGGTGTCGTCGACGACGATGCCGTCCAGCTTCTTCGGGTTCAATCCCTTGGGCCGAACCGAGCCTTCCGGAATTGCCAGAACCTGACCGTCCTTCGAGAGACGTTCTTCGAGCACGGCATAGTCCAGTTCCTGGACCGCACAGTCCTTGTCGATCGACAGGCAGGCCGCGGTCGCCGCCGACTGGCCGAGGATCATGAAGACCGGTTCCATGCGGATCGAACCGTACGCGATGTGCGAGGCGGACAGACAGACCGGCACGAACAGGTTCGAGCATTCGCTCTGCTTCGGGACGATGGAGCGGTACGAGATGAGGTACG
This region includes:
- a CDS encoding glycoside hydrolase family 2 protein, producing MQNSREIHRIRLRGPWEVALGKVGESAPADASFRRVTMPASWQELFGNEAGTGWFRRRFNQPTGLEPHERVCIALPDVPGDVHMALNGTDVASQPASASRLVADVTDLLQLANRLEVRVTFDPGESPETPGGLWQTVHLEIHNEKHASR